The Dendropsophus ebraccatus isolate aDenEbr1 chromosome 10, aDenEbr1.pat, whole genome shotgun sequence genome has a segment encoding these proteins:
- the PIP5KL1 gene encoding phosphatidylinositol 4-phosphate 5-kinase-like protein 1 isoform X2 has protein sequence MEKISKTRSQTGSRVSGESRGSARRRRLFWRLRQRWKLLGLFEIDKDHEFYPLTCDLKEGLRDAVQDTIHSETSQPILTDEDYGAKLTQGHEGYVLRTYAGPVFKYYRQSLGISEESYQMSLSSCGFYLQFISNSKSKADFFLTNDKRFFLKTQSKREVHFLLQILPKYIQHFQSYPHSLLVKILGAYSITRAQEKKKYFIIMQSVFFPDERITGRYDIKGCHVSRWTEPEPEGSRVLKVFKDLNFEGNVICLDQQRSWLLRQTELDTRFLQDLNVLDYSLLVGFQTLHQDEKNQSWSLANLIVRTKRSVNGTGSPTTSQCASIPGTVEEESASTDRDEEGTEFSGTPDVTSSRRPPMRKIGQQVSTVSDISEVMAQNRRLLPNYKNPLHVMDGPDLRYFIGIIDIFTVYGLKKKLEHLWKSMRYHGQEFSTVSPSRYAQRLCHWVETHTV, from the exons ATGGAGAAAATTAGCAAGACCAGATCCCAGACAGGAAGCCGAGTGTCC GGGGAGTCTAGGGGAAGCGCGAGGAGGCGCAGACTCTTCTGGAGGCTCAGACAACGTTGGAAACTACTAGGTCTCTTTGAAATCGATAAGGACCATGAGTTTTACCCATTGACCTGTGACCTGAAGGAAGGACTGAGAGATGCTGTTCAGGACACCATCCACAGCGAGACCTCG CAGCCGATTCTTACAGATGAAGATTATGGCGCTAAACTCACACAGGGCCATGAG GGCTACGTCTTGAGAACATATGCAGGGCCGGTGTTTAAGTATTATCGCCAGTCTCTGGGTATATCTGAGGAAAGTTACCAGATGTCTCTCTCTTCCTGTGGCTTTTACCTCCAATTTATTAGCAACTCTAAGAGCAAGGCAGACTTCTTCCTGAC AAATGACAAGCGTTTTTTCCTGAAGACTCAGAGTAAGAGGGAGGTTCACTTCCTTCTACAAATCCTGCCCAAGTACATCCAGCACTTCCAGTCCTATCCGCACTCCCTGCTAGTAAAGATATTGG GAGCGTACAGCATCACCAGAGCCCAGGAGAAGAAG AAATACTTCATCATCATGCAGAGCGTCTTCTTCCCGGATGAGAGGATCACTGGCCG CTATGATATTAAAGGCTGTCATGTGAGCCGCTGGACAGAGCCAGAGCCCGAGGGGAGCAGAGTCCTGAAGGTCTTCAAGGATCTCAACTTCGAAGGAAATGTTATTTGCTTGG ACCAACAGCGTTCCTGGCTTCTTCGTCAGACTGAGCTGGACACTCGTTTCCTACAGGACCTTAATGTTCTGGATTATAGTCTTCTTGTTGGATTCCAGACCCTACATCAAGATGAGAAAAACCAGAGTTGGTCTTTGGCCAACCTTATTGTCCGCACTAAACG GTCTGTAAATGGGACTGGTAGTCCTACTACATCCCAATGCGCCTCTATTCCCGGCACTGTGGAGGAGGAAAGTGCATCCACTGATAGAGATGAAGAAGGCACAGAGTTTAGTGGCACCCCAGATGTGACTTCATCTAGGCGCCCGCCCATGAGAAAAATTGGACAGCAGGTCAGCACCGTGTCCGATATTTCCGAAGTTATGGCTCAGAATCGCCGCCTTCTTCCAAACTACAAGAACCCTCTTCACGTGATGGACGGGCCGGACCTGAGATACTTCATTGGGATCATTGACATATTCACGGTGTATGGGCTGAAGAAAAAACTAGAGCACTTGTGGAAGAGCATGCGTTACCATGGGCAGGAGTTTTCCACGGTCAGCCCCTCCCGCTACGCACAGAGGTTGTGCCATTGGGTGGAGACGCACACCGTATAG
- the PIP5KL1 gene encoding phosphatidylinositol 4-phosphate 5-kinase-like protein 1 isoform X1: MEREGRRDSVHSAMIQKGESRGSARRRRLFWRLRQRWKLLGLFEIDKDHEFYPLTCDLKEGLRDAVQDTIHSETSQPILTDEDYGAKLTQGHEGYVLRTYAGPVFKYYRQSLGISEESYQMSLSSCGFYLQFISNSKSKADFFLTNDKRFFLKTQSKREVHFLLQILPKYIQHFQSYPHSLLVKILGAYSITRAQEKKKYFIIMQSVFFPDERITGRYDIKGCHVSRWTEPEPEGSRVLKVFKDLNFEGNVICLDQQRSWLLRQTELDTRFLQDLNVLDYSLLVGFQTLHQDEKNQSWSLANLIVRTKRSVNGTGSPTTSQCASIPGTVEEESASTDRDEEGTEFSGTPDVTSSRRPPMRKIGQQVSTVSDISEVMAQNRRLLPNYKNPLHVMDGPDLRYFIGIIDIFTVYGLKKKLEHLWKSMRYHGQEFSTVSPSRYAQRLCHWVETHTV; the protein is encoded by the exons ATGGAGAGGGAAGGAAGACGTGACTCCGTCCACAGTGCCATGATTCAGAAG GGGGAGTCTAGGGGAAGCGCGAGGAGGCGCAGACTCTTCTGGAGGCTCAGACAACGTTGGAAACTACTAGGTCTCTTTGAAATCGATAAGGACCATGAGTTTTACCCATTGACCTGTGACCTGAAGGAAGGACTGAGAGATGCTGTTCAGGACACCATCCACAGCGAGACCTCG CAGCCGATTCTTACAGATGAAGATTATGGCGCTAAACTCACACAGGGCCATGAG GGCTACGTCTTGAGAACATATGCAGGGCCGGTGTTTAAGTATTATCGCCAGTCTCTGGGTATATCTGAGGAAAGTTACCAGATGTCTCTCTCTTCCTGTGGCTTTTACCTCCAATTTATTAGCAACTCTAAGAGCAAGGCAGACTTCTTCCTGAC AAATGACAAGCGTTTTTTCCTGAAGACTCAGAGTAAGAGGGAGGTTCACTTCCTTCTACAAATCCTGCCCAAGTACATCCAGCACTTCCAGTCCTATCCGCACTCCCTGCTAGTAAAGATATTGG GAGCGTACAGCATCACCAGAGCCCAGGAGAAGAAG AAATACTTCATCATCATGCAGAGCGTCTTCTTCCCGGATGAGAGGATCACTGGCCG CTATGATATTAAAGGCTGTCATGTGAGCCGCTGGACAGAGCCAGAGCCCGAGGGGAGCAGAGTCCTGAAGGTCTTCAAGGATCTCAACTTCGAAGGAAATGTTATTTGCTTGG ACCAACAGCGTTCCTGGCTTCTTCGTCAGACTGAGCTGGACACTCGTTTCCTACAGGACCTTAATGTTCTGGATTATAGTCTTCTTGTTGGATTCCAGACCCTACATCAAGATGAGAAAAACCAGAGTTGGTCTTTGGCCAACCTTATTGTCCGCACTAAACG GTCTGTAAATGGGACTGGTAGTCCTACTACATCCCAATGCGCCTCTATTCCCGGCACTGTGGAGGAGGAAAGTGCATCCACTGATAGAGATGAAGAAGGCACAGAGTTTAGTGGCACCCCAGATGTGACTTCATCTAGGCGCCCGCCCATGAGAAAAATTGGACAGCAGGTCAGCACCGTGTCCGATATTTCCGAAGTTATGGCTCAGAATCGCCGCCTTCTTCCAAACTACAAGAACCCTCTTCACGTGATGGACGGGCCGGACCTGAGATACTTCATTGGGATCATTGACATATTCACGGTGTATGGGCTGAAGAAAAAACTAGAGCACTTGTGGAAGAGCATGCGTTACCATGGGCAGGAGTTTTCCACGGTCAGCCCCTCCCGCTACGCACAGAGGTTGTGCCATTGGGTGGAGACGCACACCGTATAG
- the PIP5KL1 gene encoding phosphatidylinositol 4-phosphate 5-kinase-like protein 1 isoform X3 — MEREGRRDSVHSAMIQKGESRGSARRRRLFWRLRQRWKLLGLFEIDKDHEFYPLTCDLKEGLRDAVQDTIHSETSPILTDEDYGAKLTQGHEGYVLRTYAGPVFKYYRQSLGISEESYQMSLSSCGFYLQFISNSKSKADFFLTNDKRFFLKTQSKREVHFLLQILPKYIQHFQSYPHSLLVKILGAYSITRAQEKKKYFIIMQSVFFPDERITGRYDIKGCHVSRWTEPEPEGSRVLKVFKDLNFEGNVICLDQQRSWLLRQTELDTRFLQDLNVLDYSLLVGFQTLHQDEKNQSWSLANLIVRTKRSVNGTGSPTTSQCASIPGTVEEESASTDRDEEGTEFSGTPDVTSSRRPPMRKIGQQVSTVSDISEVMAQNRRLLPNYKNPLHVMDGPDLRYFIGIIDIFTVYGLKKKLEHLWKSMRYHGQEFSTVSPSRYAQRLCHWVETHTV, encoded by the exons ATGGAGAGGGAAGGAAGACGTGACTCCGTCCACAGTGCCATGATTCAGAAG GGGGAGTCTAGGGGAAGCGCGAGGAGGCGCAGACTCTTCTGGAGGCTCAGACAACGTTGGAAACTACTAGGTCTCTTTGAAATCGATAAGGACCATGAGTTTTACCCATTGACCTGTGACCTGAAGGAAGGACTGAGAGATGCTGTTCAGGACACCATCCACAGCGAGACCTCG CCGATTCTTACAGATGAAGATTATGGCGCTAAACTCACACAGGGCCATGAG GGCTACGTCTTGAGAACATATGCAGGGCCGGTGTTTAAGTATTATCGCCAGTCTCTGGGTATATCTGAGGAAAGTTACCAGATGTCTCTCTCTTCCTGTGGCTTTTACCTCCAATTTATTAGCAACTCTAAGAGCAAGGCAGACTTCTTCCTGAC AAATGACAAGCGTTTTTTCCTGAAGACTCAGAGTAAGAGGGAGGTTCACTTCCTTCTACAAATCCTGCCCAAGTACATCCAGCACTTCCAGTCCTATCCGCACTCCCTGCTAGTAAAGATATTGG GAGCGTACAGCATCACCAGAGCCCAGGAGAAGAAG AAATACTTCATCATCATGCAGAGCGTCTTCTTCCCGGATGAGAGGATCACTGGCCG CTATGATATTAAAGGCTGTCATGTGAGCCGCTGGACAGAGCCAGAGCCCGAGGGGAGCAGAGTCCTGAAGGTCTTCAAGGATCTCAACTTCGAAGGAAATGTTATTTGCTTGG ACCAACAGCGTTCCTGGCTTCTTCGTCAGACTGAGCTGGACACTCGTTTCCTACAGGACCTTAATGTTCTGGATTATAGTCTTCTTGTTGGATTCCAGACCCTACATCAAGATGAGAAAAACCAGAGTTGGTCTTTGGCCAACCTTATTGTCCGCACTAAACG GTCTGTAAATGGGACTGGTAGTCCTACTACATCCCAATGCGCCTCTATTCCCGGCACTGTGGAGGAGGAAAGTGCATCCACTGATAGAGATGAAGAAGGCACAGAGTTTAGTGGCACCCCAGATGTGACTTCATCTAGGCGCCCGCCCATGAGAAAAATTGGACAGCAGGTCAGCACCGTGTCCGATATTTCCGAAGTTATGGCTCAGAATCGCCGCCTTCTTCCAAACTACAAGAACCCTCTTCACGTGATGGACGGGCCGGACCTGAGATACTTCATTGGGATCATTGACATATTCACGGTGTATGGGCTGAAGAAAAAACTAGAGCACTTGTGGAAGAGCATGCGTTACCATGGGCAGGAGTTTTCCACGGTCAGCCCCTCCCGCTACGCACAGAGGTTGTGCCATTGGGTGGAGACGCACACCGTATAG